A stretch of DNA from Spirosoma endbachense:
TGTGCCGATAAGTTGCTCGCGAGTCATTCGTTAGTTATTGATTTACAGTTTACGGTATCTGATCTAAAAGTTACTGGTACCTTGTTGCTACTAGCTCTTCCGTTTGCTATAAACCGAAAGCCATACGCTGAATACTGCTCTTATTTTGGGCATTTTGCCAGTAATGGTTCTATTTGCTTCTGGCCCCACATGGGCGCTAAGTCGCTGGCTGGTTTAAAACTAGCGAATTTTTCGGTGGCCTGCTTTAATACCGGACAGGCTGCAGTAGGCCCACCACCATACTGCTCGGGTGTGTACATGAGCGATGATCCTTCCAGTACATAGGTGCGTGGATTATTGGCATTGAGGCCTTTTGCTTTAACTAAACCTGCCTGAAAAAGTGGCCCATACTGCTGCCAGCGACTCATCGGATCGACTACCATCCGCGCCTGAGCAATATACGCTTTCAAAACAGCTAATTCGTCGTTATCGGGGGAAATAGCCTCTGCCGCTTTCAGATTGACGTCGGCCTGATCGAGGAATTTATCGTTGGTCGCTTCGTCTTTCCCCGTAAAGCCTAAATAAACGTAGTTCAAACCAGCGTAGTAACGCGGCAACCACTCTTTAGGCTCCGCTCCGGCAATGCGTTCAAACTGATTCGCTGTTGCCAGTAAATCGGCGGCTGGTGTTTTTTCGGTATGCGTTTTCATCGTACCAATGGCTTCGCTCATTGCCTGCTTATATTGGTCAGATTGCGCCCATACCGGGCAGTGGGCGGTGAGAGCCGCGATGATGATGAGAATGATTGTTTTCATGAGATTGGTTAGTTTGACCTGTGGTTGATTACTTGCTTTTAAATGCCATAAGAAATCGCTGGAATAAGCCCGGTTTCTGCACACGACAGTTGTGAAACGCCCTGACTTTCCACTGGCCGCCTGCTTTGACCAAAACGGTTGTCTGGATCGATAATCGGTTCAAAGGGGGCTTCTTCTGAAAGCGTAATTGAATCGTTCCGGTCGAATGCATCAGGGCAACATTAGTACTCAAAAAGGCAATCGAAGGCAATTCGGGTCCTGCATGCATCGTAGATCCTTTCAGTGCCCAGGAGTTAAATAGCTCATTGTGAATCTGTTCGTTCGCTTGTCTGCCCTTGATATGTTGTCCTGCGAAGGTGACGTAATCACAGTCATCGGTGAAGTATTGACTAAACGCTCTGGCATCGCCAGCATTCCAGGCTACTGCCAGTTGAGCAAATACCTCGCGAATTGCGGCTTCATCGACGGCTACAACTGCTGGCCTGATTGAGGTTTGACCTGGTTCTATCAGCATATGGTTTCCTTCTTATAATTCGTTCACATTTACCTTCGCTTTCTTCGACAGCATGATCATACCACCGACGAAGAAACTCCGGTATGACTGTGGACCAACAGCATAGCGGGTCTTTGCATCGGGTGTGTAGCGATACGTAAACACATTGTGCGTATTGAGGATGTTATCGATTGAAGCATAGAGCACTACAAAATTTTTCTTAATGCTCATGATATGACTGGCACTGAAACTGAGGTTGTTAACTATGGGTGTCCGGTCTGCAAGGAATACTTCGTTATTAGGATTGAAGTAAGGTCTGCCACTACTGACCGTGTAGGTTAGCCCCATGTTCGTGCTGATCTTCTCGAAATACCGTTTCATAATCAGGCTTATGTTGTGATTAGAAATGAATGTCGGAGTGGCCTGAACAGTGTATTGCTGAAATAGCCGCCTGGAGTCTACATAGCTGTAGGTAACCCAGTAATCGAGGCCCTTAATCGTTTTCTGATCGCGCCAGAAAACGTCGAACCCCTGTGCATAACCATTGCCCGTGTTATTCGTCGTGCCGATCGGAAAACGATAGGGATTGGCGTCAAAAGGTTGCCCCGTAAATTCACGGACTAACTGCGCGTAGTTTTTATAGAAAGTCTCAATTCGGAATGTGCGCTTGTTTTTAATGATCTGATAGTTGAGAATTAAATGATCGGCCCGTTCGAAATCCAGAGACGTATTGCGATAGAGATAGCGATAATCCGGCGTTTGGTAAAATTGCCCATACGCCATCGATACCTGACTGAACATACCTGTTTTATAAGCCAGGGATAAGCGGGGAGCCAGGTTGAATCGGCTGAGTACCGACGAATATTCGCCCCTGATTCCTGCCTGTACGGCTAAATTGCGTCCCAGGTAAGTCTGCGACTCAATGAATACTGCGCCATAATTATCATGCAGAGCGTATTGGATTCCCTGTACTGAATTTTTTATTGTAATAGCGTGGGCTTCGGTACCAAACAGTAGTGAGTTGTTGCCAAAGAGCCGAGTCAGCACAAACCGGCCCTGTGCCCGAGCGCTTGAACGCCCAAAATCCTGGGTATCGAACGTGGTTGCGTCTGTGTCATAGCTATACGATAAACCAGAATTGAGCAGCCAGCGGCCATTAGCCCAGCTATCGGTATAGGTACTGGTGGTGAAGAAGTTACGATTGTGCTGCTGAAGTGCTGTTTTGCCCGTTTCATTCGAAGGATCGACGAAATTCATACCAAGCCTACTGTCGGAATACATGCCGTAAAACTTGAACATACCGGTTTTAGTAGGTTGTAGCCGATACGTTAAAGACGATCCGGCAAATTCGGGTACGTGCGTCCAGTCGATGTTTTGCCGAACCAGACTGAAAAGAGGCTTGAGATTGCCATAATAGCCCGTTGCAGATACCGACGATTTCTCCGTAGCATGGTCGTAGCTGATGCCAGCATTCGCCAGATTCAGGCTCAAACTAACTCCTTCATTCTGGGTTTTATCGGTGGTATTGAGCAATAGGACTGATGAGAGTGCTTGACCATACTGGGCTGAATATCCACCTGTGCTAAAGGATGTTCCTTTAAACATAAACGGTTGAAATCGCCCTCGTGACTGCACATCGGGCATCGAACTGAAATACGGATTCTGGACGATCATCCCATCGATCACTACTTTTGCTTCCTCTCCAGAGCCTCCCCG
This window harbors:
- a CDS encoding SgcJ/EcaC family oxidoreductase, giving the protein MLIEPGQTSIRPAVVAVDEAAIREVFAQLAVAWNAGDARAFSQYFTDDCDYVTFAGQHIKGRQANEQIHNELFNSWALKGSTMHAGPELPSIAFLSTNVALMHSTGTIQLRFQKKPPLNRLSIQTTVLVKAGGQWKVRAFHNCRVQKPGLFQRFLMAFKSK
- a CDS encoding TonB-dependent receptor — translated: MKIIYVISALQLTTSVASAQVILAGRVTDQKGQSLPGANVFLRGTYDGANTDSTGSFRFSTTRKDTATLQVSYIGYESFSKKVTLGSPNPIAIRLTEAANELNTVVITAGSFEASDERRMTMLKPMDIVTTAGANADITAAMNLLPGTQRVGEQTGLFVRGGSGEEAKVVIDGMIVQNPYFSSMPDVQSRGRFQPFMFKGTSFSTGGYSAQYGQALSSVLLLNTTDKTQNEGVSLSLNLANAGISYDHATEKSSVSATGYYGNLKPLFSLVRQNIDWTHVPEFAGSSLTYRLQPTKTGMFKFYGMYSDSRLGMNFVDPSNETGKTALQQHNRNFFTTSTYTDSWANGRWLLNSGLSYSYDTDATTFDTQDFGRSSARAQGRFVLTRLFGNNSLLFGTEAHAITIKNSVQGIQYALHDNYGAVFIESQTYLGRNLAVQAGIRGEYSSVLSRFNLAPRLSLAYKTGMFSQVSMAYGQFYQTPDYRYLYRNTSLDFERADHLILNYQIIKNKRTFRIETFYKNYAQLVREFTGQPFDANPYRFPIGTTNNTGNGYAQGFDVFWRDQKTIKGLDYWVTYSYVDSRRLFQQYTVQATPTFISNHNISLIMKRYFEKISTNMGLTYTVSSGRPYFNPNNEVFLADRTPIVNNLSFSASHIMSIKKNFVVLYASIDNILNTHNVFTYRYTPDAKTRYAVGPQSYRSFFVGGMIMLSKKAKVNVNEL